The following are encoded together in the Citrus sinensis cultivar Valencia sweet orange chromosome 1, DVS_A1.0, whole genome shotgun sequence genome:
- the LOC127903718 gene encoding uncharacterized protein LOC127903718 gives MEWTSEWEEAFGQLKEYLARAPLLSTPREGDQLLLYLAISKRATSSVLVREEERKQHPVYYTSKALVDAETRYPLMEKWALALITAARKLRPYFQAHQIVVMTDQPLRQVLQKPDASGRLIKWSVELSEFDLTYRPRGVIKAQALVEFMVDRAEPGGRDREEQQLEQEKTEGVWLVMVDGSCSEQGSGAGVVIRSPEGSEITYAVKFEFQLTNNQAEYEAFITGLGLAHALKTERVEIQADSQLVCNQLNDQFQTRGEKMGLYLKKAKQMVGLFQEVEVKQISRNKNYRANMLARMAAIADPKLPKSVSLEVRTSPSIGEEVEVMRVSTGESWMDPIRAYVRDGVLPEDKRQARKLKCRAARYTLLDEVLYRRGFTLPLLRCVDDEEADYVLREIHEGICGNHSGARTLAFKALRQGYFWPTMHQDAKKMAKNCKTCQSFSEVPVQPPEKLTTMTSPWPFAQWGIDLIGPLPKGRGAATHAIVAIDYFTKWVEVGVLSQITERKTTDFIWKNIICRYGIPYAIIIDNGRQFDNSNFREFCGNLGVDLKFCTPAHLQANGQVETANKVIKKLLKTRLGEKKGAWVDELPGVLWAYRTTHKTATGKTPFALAFGHEAVVPAEIRVGTHRTEYFAEEENDE, from the coding sequence atGGAATGGACATCAGAGTGGGAGGAAGCATTTGGGCAGCTGAAGGAATATCTGGCCCGTGCACCATTACTGTCAACTCCGAGAGAGGGTGACCAGCTGCTTTTGTACTTGGCAATCTCCAAGCGGGCTACCAGCTCGGTCTTAGTTAGGGAAGAAGAAAGGAAGCAACACCCGGTATACTACACGAGCAAGGCCCTGGTGGACGCAGAAACCAGATATCCACTAATGGAGAAGTGGGCGCTGGCTCTGATAACGGCAGCACGCAAACTCCGACCCTATTTCCAAGCCCACCAGATCGTTGTGATGACTGACCAGCCCCTTCGGCAAGTGCTTCAAAAACCAGATGCGTCTGGTCGGTTGATAAAATGGTCAGTGGAGCTGAGTGAATTTGACCTGACCTACAGGCCCCGAGGAGTAATCAAGGCCCAAGCCCTGGTAGAATTTATGGTAGACCGAGCTGAGCCAGGGGGAAGAGATCGGGAGGAGCAACAGTTAGAGCAGGAGAAAACAGAAGGGGTATGGTTAGTAATGGTTGACGGATCATGTAGTGAGCAAGGATCCGGAGCAGGAGTTGTAATACGGAGCCCAGAAGGATCCGAAATAACGTATGCAGTGAAGTTCGAATTTCAGCTCACAAACAACCAAGCTGAATATGAAGCCTTTATCACCGGGCTCGGACTCGCACACGCCTTAAAAACAGAGAGGGTAGAAATTCAAGCAGATTCCCAATTGGTATGTAATCAGCTCAATGATCAATTCCAGACAAGGGGAGAGAAGATGGGCctttatttgaagaaggcgAAGCAGATGGTCGGGCTTTTTCAAGAGGTGGAGGTAAAGCAAATATCCCGGAATAAGAATTACCGAGCGAACATGTTGGCTAGGATGGCTGCAATTGCAGACCCGAAATTACCTAAGTCGGTTTCCTTAGAGGTAAGGACCTCGCCGAGCATAGGGGAGGAAGTGGAGGTGATGAGAGTAAGCACTGGAGAATCCTGGATGGACCCGATTCGCGCGTATGTCCGCGACGGAGTTTTACCTGAGGATAAAAGGCAAGCAAGAAAGTTAAAATGCCGAGCAGCGAGGTACACGCTACTAGATGAAGTGTTGTACCGCCGAGGGTTCACCTTGCCCCTTTTGCGATGTGTGGATGATGAGGAGGCAGATTATGTACTAAGGGAAAttcatgaaggaatttgcggCAATCACTCGGGAGCAAGAACTTTAGCCTTCAAGGCACTCCGGCAAGGATACTTCTGGCCGACCATGCACCAGGATGCAAAAAAGATGGCAAAAAACTGTAAAACATGCCAAAGCTTCTCTGAGGTTCCTGTACAACCCCCAGAAAAGCTGACCACAATGACATCCCCATGGCCTTTTGCCCAATGGGGAATCGACTTGATTGGTCCGTTACCGAAAGGCCGAGGAGCGGCGACACATGCAATTGTAGCAATAGATTACTTCACCAAGTGGGTAGAAGTGGGAGTCCTTAGCCAAATCACGGAGAGAAAGACAACAGATTTTATTTGGAAGAACATCATCTGCCGATATGGGATCCCCTATGCCATCATTATAGACAATGGGAGACAATTTGACAACAGCAACTTCAGAGAGTTTTGCGGAAATTTGGGGGTGGACCTGAAGTTCTGCACCCCCGCACACCTCCAGGCAAACGGACAAGTGGAAACAGCCAACAAAGTGATAAAGAAGCTCTTGAAAACCAGATTGGGAGAGAAGAAGGGAGCTTGGGTTGACGAGCTACCAGGGGTATTGTGGGCTTACCGGACAACTCACAAAACTGCTACAGGGAAAACCCCGTTCGCTTTAGCTTTTGGTCATGAGGCAGTAGTCCCAGCAGAGATTAGAGTGGGGACACATCGAACGGAATATTTCGCTGAGGAAGAAAATGACGAGTAG